From Erigeron canadensis isolate Cc75 chromosome 8, C_canadensis_v1, whole genome shotgun sequence, one genomic window encodes:
- the LOC122580575 gene encoding uncharacterized protein LOC122580575, which translates to MDSLKALSSLHCELKIMSAKNIQVTNSNGYLFVRCYISTEKNKRVRIDSREISSNEVVSWNEAFALNCIGANQSMDMMIHGKIVLEIRWRSNTISLFSASSSQLLGRAEVCWRDIFDSPKMEMERWVMMKSKKKDVKAPSLRISMKIEVPQSVVLVEKRKNKKGEERCACCHDDCCNNTCVDSELFVIGAALDAF; encoded by the coding sequence ATGGATTCTCTAAAAGCTTTATCATCTCTTCATTGTGAGTTAAAGATTATGAGTGCTAAAAACATCCAAGTAACCAACTCCAATGGATATTTGTTTGTTAGATGCTATATTTCAACCGAAAAGAACAAAAGGGTACGTATAGACAGCCGAGAAATTTCTTCTAATGAAGTCGTTTCATGGAACGAAGCGTTCGCCTTGAATTGCATAGGAGCAAACCAATCTATGGACATGATGATTCACGGAAAGATTGTTTTGGAGATTCGTTGGAGAAGCAATACAATTTCTTTGTTTAGCGCGTCGTCGTCACAACTTCTTGGAAGAGCTGAAGTGTGTTGGAGAGATATTTTCGACTCGCCAAAGATGGAAATGGAAAGATGGGTGATGatgaaatcaaagaaaaaagatgTAAAAGCACCATCCCTAAGAATATCTATGAAGATTGAAGTCCCTCAAAGTGTAGTATTGGTTGAAaagagaaagaacaagaaagGTGAAGAAAGATGTGCTTGTTGCCATGATGATTGTTGTAATAATACTTGTGTAGATAGTGAACTTTTTGTAATAGGAGCTGCATTGGATGCATTTTAG